A section of the Streptomyces sp. Je 1-369 genome encodes:
- a CDS encoding ABC transporter ATP-binding protein, which yields MTVPASVREKPFDPEGDDGPDLPGAPSAAPDDPFDKDELPAPPGATRALLLSLLSPLRRRVVLAAVLLLVQQAVVQAGPLLVAYAIDRGVPAVRADDYGPLIAVAVGYLCCAAASGALQYAFIIASARVNQDVLLDLRGRIFRHAQALSVDFHERYTSGRLISRSTTDVESLRELLSEGLQELLTVILSFVYISAMLLWLDLGLGAVAVASFVPLYLLIRLYQRRAGAMFRNRSTAIAAVIVKFAETMNGIRPVRAFRREQANDAEFGVLNHRHERTNGDAMLEMARYVVGSRLVANIAVAAIVLWGAHRVADGGLALGVLAAAVLYLRRLYDPIDRLGMFLNSYQSAAASLEKVAGLLAQTPTVPEPEASAARPLPVLETDHPGREVRFEGVRFAYRTGGEILPRFDLTLPAGQTVAVVGSTGAGKSTLAKLLARFYDPTAGAVLLDGVDLRELALAELRRGVVMVTQEAFLFSGTVAENIAIGRPDATREDIERAAKAIGAHDFITSLPDGYDTDVRKRGGRISAGQRQLVAFARALLADPAVLILDEATSSLDIPGERAVQRAMHTVLRGRTAVVIAHRLSTVEIADRVLVMEHGRVVEDGTPTELIAGTGAFAELHRAWRESVVG from the coding sequence ATGACCGTGCCCGCATCCGTACGGGAGAAGCCCTTCGACCCCGAGGGGGACGACGGACCCGACCTCCCCGGCGCACCGTCCGCCGCGCCGGACGACCCGTTCGACAAGGACGAACTGCCCGCACCCCCGGGCGCCACCCGCGCCCTGCTGCTCTCCCTGCTCTCACCGCTGCGCCGGCGCGTCGTGCTCGCCGCCGTCCTGCTCCTCGTACAACAGGCCGTCGTGCAGGCGGGACCGCTGCTCGTCGCGTACGCCATCGACCGCGGCGTGCCCGCCGTACGCGCCGACGACTACGGCCCGCTGATCGCCGTCGCCGTCGGCTACCTGTGCTGCGCGGCCGCGTCCGGCGCCCTCCAGTACGCGTTCATCATCGCCTCCGCACGCGTCAACCAGGACGTCCTGCTCGATCTGCGCGGCCGCATCTTCCGGCACGCGCAGGCGCTCAGCGTCGACTTCCACGAGCGGTACACCTCGGGCCGGCTCATCTCCCGCTCCACCACCGACGTCGAGTCGCTTCGCGAGCTCCTCAGCGAAGGGCTGCAGGAACTCCTCACCGTCATCCTGTCCTTCGTCTACATCTCGGCGATGCTGCTCTGGCTCGACCTGGGCCTGGGCGCGGTGGCCGTCGCCTCCTTCGTCCCGCTGTACCTCCTCATCCGCCTCTACCAGCGGCGCGCGGGCGCGATGTTCCGCAACCGGTCGACCGCGATCGCCGCCGTCATCGTGAAGTTCGCGGAGACCATGAACGGCATCCGGCCGGTGCGGGCCTTCCGCAGGGAGCAGGCCAACGACGCGGAGTTCGGTGTGCTCAACCACCGGCACGAGCGGACCAACGGCGACGCGATGCTGGAGATGGCCCGCTACGTCGTCGGCTCGCGGCTCGTCGCCAACATCGCGGTGGCCGCGATCGTGCTGTGGGGCGCCCACCGGGTCGCCGACGGCGGGCTCGCGCTCGGTGTGCTGGCCGCCGCGGTGCTGTACCTGCGGCGCCTGTACGACCCGATCGACCGGCTCGGCATGTTCCTCAACTCCTACCAGTCGGCGGCCGCGTCCCTGGAGAAGGTCGCGGGGCTGCTCGCCCAGACCCCGACGGTGCCCGAACCGGAGGCGTCGGCCGCGCGCCCACTGCCCGTCCTCGAGACCGACCACCCGGGCCGCGAAGTCCGCTTCGAGGGCGTCCGGTTCGCCTACCGCACGGGCGGCGAGATCCTGCCCCGCTTCGACCTCACGCTGCCCGCCGGGCAGACCGTGGCGGTCGTCGGCTCCACGGGCGCGGGCAAGTCGACACTGGCGAAACTGCTCGCCCGCTTCTACGACCCGACGGCGGGCGCCGTCCTCCTCGACGGCGTCGACCTGCGCGAACTCGCCCTCGCCGAGCTGCGGCGCGGGGTCGTCATGGTGACGCAGGAGGCGTTCCTGTTCTCCGGGACCGTCGCGGAGAACATCGCGATCGGCCGCCCGGACGCCACCCGCGAGGACATCGAACGCGCGGCGAAGGCCATCGGCGCCCACGACTTCATCACCTCGCTCCCCGACGGCTACGACACGGACGTACGCAAGCGGGGCGGTCGCATCTCCGCGGGCCAGCGCCAGCTGGTCGCCTTCGCCCGCGCCCTGCTCGCCGACCCGGCGGTGCTGATCCTCGACGAGGCGACGAGTTCCCTGGACATCCCCGGCGAGCGTGCGGTGCAGCGCGCCATGCACACGGTGCTGCGCGGCCGCACGGCCGTGGTCATCGCCCACCGCCTCTCCACGGTGGAGATCGCCGACCGGGTCCTGGTCATGGAACACGGCCGCGTCGTGGAGGACGGCACGCCCACCGAACTCATCGCGGGCACGGGGGCGTTCGCGGAGCTGCACCGGGCGTGGCGGGAGAGTGTGGTGGGCTGA
- a CDS encoding ABC transporter ATP-binding protein — translation MPKSDAPAKDRSAVRTLLRLWPYVRPVRTRLIVAAVVAIIASCTGLFFPLVLKWMVDGPVADRDPTGVWLGALLLLLLGATEALLFGLRRWLVARPLASVEAAMRADLFRHLQRLPVAFHDRWASGQLLSRGTTDLMLLRMFLAFPLTFLLVNGATIVVGVIILLGQDFALGLVLLAPVVPMVIATAYFEGRYSAVARRAQDQVGDLTTVVEESVLGIRIIKGFGRHRSQARAFRELSHTLRGTEMVKARLLAAVYAVIVTLPEIAIGAALVLGTVRVADGGLSAGTLVAFLSTALALRWPVESIGFLLAMSQESATATERYFEVMDAEPESATVAAGRQADAEDESAADGLRFHDVEFRYPDAAADAPAVLSHVDLHVRRGETMALVGATGSGKTTLTALVPRLHEVTGGRVTLDGEDITAMDRAHLRTLVAVAFEEPTLFSATVGENVLMGAEESAGDVELARALDVAQAGFAHALPQGTGTQVGEQGLSLSGGQRQRLALARAVVGRPRFLVLDDPLSALDVHTEALVEAALRRVLADTTALIVAHRPSTVLLADRVALLSGGRVAAVGTHQELLRENAEYAWLMSGAETVPSPAPTHALPDGPTESTQSTGSTGSTGSTGSTDATDATDATEPTDTTRPAEPTDTTRSAEPTRSTESTGPTAPATGHPAEEAAR, via the coding sequence ATGCCGAAATCAGATGCCCCTGCCAAGGATCGGTCCGCCGTACGGACGCTGCTGCGCCTCTGGCCGTACGTGCGGCCGGTCCGAACTCGCCTGATCGTCGCGGCGGTTGTCGCGATCATCGCCTCTTGCACGGGGCTCTTCTTCCCCCTCGTGCTGAAGTGGATGGTGGACGGCCCGGTGGCCGACCGGGACCCGACGGGGGTGTGGCTCGGGGCTCTGCTGCTGCTTCTGCTCGGCGCCACGGAGGCGTTGCTGTTCGGGCTGCGGCGGTGGCTGGTCGCCCGGCCGCTCGCGAGCGTGGAGGCGGCGATGCGGGCGGACCTCTTCCGCCATCTCCAGCGGCTCCCGGTGGCCTTCCACGACCGGTGGGCGTCCGGTCAGCTGCTGTCGCGCGGCACGACCGACCTGATGCTGCTGCGCATGTTCCTCGCCTTCCCGCTGACGTTCCTGCTGGTCAACGGGGCAACGATCGTGGTGGGCGTGATCATCCTGCTGGGTCAGGACTTCGCACTCGGGCTCGTGCTGCTCGCCCCCGTGGTGCCGATGGTCATCGCGACGGCGTACTTCGAGGGACGGTACTCCGCCGTGGCGCGGCGGGCGCAGGACCAGGTCGGCGATCTGACGACGGTCGTCGAGGAGAGCGTGCTCGGCATCCGCATCATCAAGGGCTTCGGCCGCCACCGCAGCCAGGCGCGGGCGTTCCGCGAGCTTTCGCACACGCTGCGCGGCACCGAGATGGTCAAGGCGCGGCTGCTCGCCGCGGTCTACGCCGTGATCGTGACGCTGCCGGAGATCGCCATCGGGGCGGCGCTGGTGCTCGGCACGGTGCGGGTCGCGGACGGCGGGCTCTCGGCCGGCACGCTGGTCGCCTTCCTGTCGACGGCGCTCGCGCTGCGCTGGCCCGTGGAGTCGATCGGGTTCCTGCTCGCGATGAGCCAGGAGTCGGCGACGGCCACGGAGCGGTACTTCGAGGTGATGGACGCGGAGCCGGAGAGCGCCACGGTGGCGGCCGGGCGGCAGGCGGACGCCGAGGACGAGTCCGCTGCTGACGGACTGCGGTTCCACGACGTCGAGTTCAGGTACCCGGACGCCGCGGCGGACGCCCCCGCCGTCCTCTCCCACGTCGACCTGCACGTACGCCGCGGCGAGACCATGGCGCTCGTCGGCGCGACCGGCAGCGGCAAGACGACGCTCACCGCGCTGGTGCCCCGGCTGCACGAGGTGACCGGCGGCCGCGTCACGCTGGACGGCGAGGACATCACGGCGATGGACCGCGCACACCTGCGGACACTCGTGGCGGTCGCCTTCGAGGAGCCCACCCTGTTCTCCGCGACCGTCGGTGAGAACGTCCTGATGGGTGCCGAGGAGAGCGCGGGCGACGTCGAGCTGGCCCGCGCGCTCGACGTGGCGCAGGCAGGCTTCGCGCACGCCCTGCCGCAGGGCACCGGCACGCAGGTCGGGGAGCAGGGCCTGAGCCTCTCCGGCGGCCAGCGGCAGCGTCTCGCCCTGGCCCGCGCGGTGGTGGGCCGCCCCCGCTTCCTGGTCCTGGACGACCCGCTGTCCGCGCTCGACGTCCACACGGAGGCGCTGGTGGAGGCGGCGCTGCGCAGGGTCCTCGCGGACACGACCGCGCTCATCGTCGCCCACCGGCCGTCCACGGTGCTGCTGGCCGACCGTGTGGCCCTGCTGTCGGGCGGCCGTGTCGCCGCGGTCGGCACGCATCAGGAGCTGCTGCGGGAGAACGCGGAGTACGCGTGGCTGATGTCGGGCGCGGAGACGGTGCCGTCCCCCGCGCCCACGCATGCCCTGCCCGACGGGCCCACTGAGTCCACTCAGTCCACCGGGTCCACCGGGTCCACCGGGTCCACCGGGTCCACCGACGCCACCGACGCCACCGACGCCACCGAGCCCACCGACACCACCCGGCCCGCCGAGCCCACCGACACCACCCGGTCCGCCGAGCCCACCCGGTCCACCGAGTCCACCGGGCCCACCGCCCCCGCCACCGGACACCCCGCCGAGGAGGCCGCCCGATGA
- a CDS encoding ABC transporter ATP-binding protein: protein MPLIEVHGLHKAYGGRTVVDGVSFAVEEGEIFGILGPNGAGKTTTVECVEGLRTPDSGVVRVAGLDPVADHQRLTRILGAQLQQSELQPKLTVREALELYAAFYPDPADWRPLAERLRLTDKLDSRFGKLSGGQKQRLFIALSLIGNPRVVVLDELTTGLDPRARRDTWELIEDVRGRGVTVLLVTHFMEEAQRLCDRIAVIDKGRVAALDSPAGLISRSASSTVMSFTPSAPLDERALAALPAIASVERHDGRYTLNGTDETVDAAITLLARHRITAHQLRVVDATLDDAFLDLTGVSA from the coding sequence ATGCCCCTCATCGAAGTGCACGGACTCCACAAGGCCTACGGCGGACGCACCGTCGTCGACGGTGTCTCCTTCGCCGTGGAAGAGGGTGAGATCTTCGGGATCCTCGGGCCGAACGGCGCGGGCAAGACCACCACCGTGGAGTGCGTGGAGGGTTTGCGCACCCCCGACTCGGGGGTCGTGCGCGTCGCGGGGCTCGACCCCGTCGCCGACCACCAGCGGCTCACGCGGATCCTCGGCGCGCAGCTCCAGCAGAGCGAGCTGCAGCCCAAGCTCACCGTGCGCGAGGCGCTCGAACTGTACGCCGCGTTCTATCCGGACCCCGCCGACTGGCGGCCCCTCGCCGAACGCCTGCGGCTGACCGACAAGCTGGACAGCCGTTTCGGCAAGCTGTCGGGCGGCCAGAAGCAGCGGCTGTTCATCGCGCTCTCCCTGATCGGGAACCCGAGGGTCGTCGTCCTGGACGAGCTGACCACCGGCCTCGACCCGCGCGCCCGGCGGGACACCTGGGAGCTCATCGAGGACGTGCGGGGCAGGGGAGTCACGGTCCTGCTCGTCACCCACTTCATGGAGGAGGCGCAGCGCCTCTGCGACCGCATCGCGGTCATCGACAAGGGCAGGGTCGCCGCCCTCGACTCCCCGGCGGGGCTGATCAGCCGGTCCGCGAGCTCCACCGTCATGTCGTTCACGCCGTCCGCGCCGCTCGACGAGCGCGCCCTCGCTGCCCTGCCCGCCATCGCCTCCGTCGAGCGGCACGACGGCCGCTACACCCTGAACGGCACCGACGAGACCGTCGACGCCGCCATCACCCTGCTCGCCCGGCACCGCATCACCGCCCACCAACTCCGCGTCGTCGACGCCACGTTGGACGACGCGTTCCTCGATCTGACGGGAGTATCGGCATGA
- a CDS encoding ABC transporter permease, with protein sequence MTAVAAPHTTTGRSGGTAVLKAEFRLFRREPGAVFWIMAFPTLLLVILGSIPSFREPADSLGGNRMVDAYVPVTVLLGLIMAGLQAMPPLITGYRERGILRRMSATPVRPSAVLGAQMSIYGTSALVSALLSLTVGRLAFDVTLPRQAFGYVLALVLAVLCGLALGALISALARTTKAASAIGSAVFFPMMFSAGVWLPVQAMPDTLARTVEFAPLGAASQALAEAAAGDWPGWSHLGVLALWTVLLSAGAARWFRWE encoded by the coding sequence ATGACCGCCGTCGCCGCACCGCACACCACCACCGGCAGAAGCGGCGGCACCGCCGTACTGAAGGCGGAGTTCCGGCTCTTCCGGCGCGAACCCGGCGCCGTGTTCTGGATCATGGCGTTCCCCACGCTCCTCCTCGTGATCCTCGGCTCCATCCCCTCCTTCCGCGAACCCGCCGACTCGCTCGGCGGCAACCGGATGGTCGACGCGTACGTCCCCGTCACCGTGCTGCTCGGCCTGATCATGGCGGGGCTCCAGGCGATGCCGCCGCTCATCACCGGCTACCGCGAGCGCGGCATCCTGCGCCGGATGTCCGCGACCCCGGTGCGTCCCTCCGCCGTCCTCGGCGCGCAGATGAGCATCTACGGCACGTCCGCGCTCGTCTCCGCGCTGCTCTCCCTGACCGTCGGCCGCCTCGCCTTTGACGTGACCCTGCCGCGCCAGGCCTTCGGCTACGTCCTCGCGCTGGTCCTCGCCGTCCTGTGCGGGCTCGCCCTGGGCGCCCTGATCTCCGCGCTCGCCCGTACCACGAAGGCCGCGTCCGCGATCGGCTCCGCCGTCTTCTTCCCGATGATGTTCAGCGCGGGCGTCTGGCTGCCGGTGCAGGCGATGCCCGACACGCTCGCCCGCACCGTGGAGTTCGCCCCGCTCGGCGCCGCCTCCCAGGCACTCGCCGAGGCCGCGGCGGGCGACTGGCCCGGCTGGAGCCACCTGGGCGTCCTCGCGCTGTGGACCGTGCTCCTGTCGGCGGGGGCCGCGCGTTGGTTCCGGTGGGAGTGA
- a CDS encoding sensor histidine kinase: MFHRWGPYTLLGFGLLMAIATSTVVGMDRGDWYAAGSLVAAGAALQVWWDTMVRPRPGPTPASILHYALRWAVASVLTWLNPFFAFYAVLGYFGTERLLPPRLVRVGLFATAVTMSGSQSGGLPPENELGWIVFGGLLAVNVALLIVFAHLADQEDRRARDAAATIIELERTNTALQQAMDENAALNTQLLVQAREAGVADERRRLAAEIHDTIAQGLTGIIAQLQVVSGAHDEKLAREHLDRAAALARHSLGEARRSVHNLSPAPLEHDRLPEALDKTVAQWAERTGVRAHFTVTGTAEPLHDEIEATLLRIVQEALSNAARHAAAARLGVTLSFMDDEVTLDVRDDGRGFDPRAPVERTGTGGFGLDGMRARAERIAGSLTVESEAGGGTAVSARVPLVRHEH; the protein is encoded by the coding sequence ATGTTCCACCGCTGGGGGCCCTACACGCTGTTGGGCTTCGGCCTCCTGATGGCCATCGCCACCAGCACCGTCGTCGGCATGGACCGCGGTGACTGGTACGCGGCCGGGTCCCTGGTCGCGGCGGGCGCGGCGCTCCAGGTGTGGTGGGACACGATGGTCCGCCCCCGCCCCGGCCCCACGCCCGCGTCCATCCTCCACTACGCCCTGCGCTGGGCCGTCGCCTCCGTCCTCACCTGGCTCAACCCGTTCTTCGCGTTCTACGCCGTCCTCGGCTACTTCGGCACCGAACGGCTGCTGCCCCCGCGCCTGGTCAGGGTCGGCCTCTTCGCCACCGCCGTCACCATGTCCGGCTCCCAGTCCGGTGGGCTGCCCCCGGAGAACGAGCTCGGCTGGATCGTCTTCGGCGGACTGCTCGCGGTGAACGTCGCCCTGCTCATCGTCTTCGCCCACCTCGCCGATCAGGAGGACCGGCGCGCCCGCGACGCCGCCGCCACCATCATCGAGCTGGAACGCACCAACACCGCGCTCCAGCAGGCCATGGACGAGAACGCCGCACTCAACACCCAGCTCCTCGTGCAGGCGCGGGAGGCGGGCGTCGCCGACGAGCGGCGCAGGCTCGCAGCCGAGATCCACGACACCATCGCCCAGGGACTCACCGGCATCATCGCCCAGCTCCAGGTCGTCTCCGGCGCCCACGACGAGAAGCTGGCCCGCGAACACCTGGACCGCGCCGCCGCCCTCGCCCGGCACAGCCTCGGCGAGGCCCGCCGCTCCGTCCACAACCTGTCACCCGCGCCCCTGGAACACGACCGGCTCCCCGAAGCGCTCGACAAGACGGTCGCCCAGTGGGCGGAACGCACCGGCGTGCGCGCCCACTTCACCGTCACCGGCACCGCCGAACCCCTGCACGACGAGATCGAGGCCACCCTCCTGCGCATCGTCCAGGAAGCCCTCTCCAACGCCGCACGGCACGCGGCAGCGGCCCGCCTCGGCGTCACCCTGTCCTTCATGGACGACGAGGTCACCCTGGACGTACGCGACGACGGCCGAGGCTTCGACCCCCGCGCCCCCGTGGAGCGCACCGGCACCGGCGGATTCGGCCTCGACGGCATGCGGGCCCGCGCCGAACGCATCGCCGGATCACTCACCGTGGAGTCGGAGGCGGGCGGCGGTACCGCGGTCTCCGCTCGCGTACCGTTGGTCCGCCATGAGCACTGA
- a CDS encoding response regulator transcription factor, producing MSTEVITLIVVDDHPVVRDGLRGMFRSAPGFQVLGEASNGVEAVALTAELDPDVVLMDLRMPGGGGVDAITELTRRGARARVLVLTTYDTDSDTLPAIEAGATGYLLKDAPRDELFTAVRAAAEGRTVLSPAVASRLVSRVRAPGNEPLSTREREVLALVARGTSNREIAAELFISEATVKTHLTHIYGKLGVKDRAAAVATAYNRGILGA from the coding sequence ATGAGCACTGAAGTGATCACTCTCATCGTCGTGGACGACCACCCCGTCGTCCGCGACGGCCTGCGCGGAATGTTCCGGTCGGCCCCCGGGTTCCAGGTACTCGGTGAGGCGTCGAACGGCGTGGAGGCGGTCGCCCTGACCGCCGAACTCGACCCCGACGTCGTCCTCATGGACCTGCGCATGCCGGGCGGCGGCGGTGTCGACGCGATCACCGAGCTCACCCGCCGTGGCGCCCGCGCCCGCGTCCTGGTCCTCACCACGTACGACACCGACTCCGACACGCTCCCCGCGATCGAGGCGGGCGCGACCGGCTATCTACTCAAGGACGCCCCGCGCGACGAGCTGTTCACCGCGGTCCGCGCCGCCGCCGAAGGGCGCACCGTCCTCTCGCCCGCCGTCGCGTCCCGCCTCGTCTCACGCGTGCGTGCCCCCGGCAACGAGCCGCTGAGCACCCGTGAGAGGGAGGTGCTCGCGCTCGTCGCCAGGGGCACGTCGAACCGTGAGATCGCCGCGGAACTCTTCATCAGCGAGGCCACGGTCAAGACGCATCTCACCCACATCTACGGCAAGCTCGGCGTCAAGGACCGTGCCGCGGCCGTCGCGACGGCGTACAACCGCGGCATCCTCGGAGCCTGA
- a CDS encoding carbohydrate-binding protein, with the protein MLPTHPRRLAAACAAVTAAGALVFAGLPGAASASPSSPTSPTSPSSPSSSRLSPAESAAVGKTSPGVLKAMQRDLGLTSAQAEARLVNEAEAGAVAGALHNALGRDFAGAWVHGATSARLTVATTDAADVPAIEARGARAAVVDHSVARLDAAKARLDRAAKRTATRDAPVWYVDVRSNAVVVRAVKTSAAKSLVAAAGVDSSLVRVERTSERPRPLYDLVGGEAYYMGGRCSIGFPITKGSQQGFATAGHCGRAGTATTGYNQVAQGTFQASVFPGNDMAWVATNTQWTATPYVKGQGGQRVGVGGSTQSPVGASICRSGSTTGWHCGTISQHNTSVTYPEGTISGVTRTTVCAEPGDSGGSYISGSQAQGVTSGGSGNCSSGGTTYHQPINPLLQRFALTLKTTGGGGDPDPGEPEPGGTWAAGKVYAAGDTVTYGGSTYRCLQGHQAQPGWEPPNTPALWQRA; encoded by the coding sequence ATGCTCCCCACCCATCCCAGACGTCTCGCCGCCGCGTGTGCCGCGGTCACCGCTGCCGGTGCGCTGGTCTTCGCCGGTCTCCCCGGCGCCGCGTCCGCTTCCCCCTCCTCCCCCACTTCCCCCACTTCCCCCTCCTCCCCCTCCTCCTCCCGGCTCTCCCCCGCCGAGAGCGCCGCCGTCGGCAAGACCTCTCCCGGAGTCTTGAAGGCCATGCAGCGCGACCTCGGCCTCACGTCGGCGCAGGCCGAGGCCCGTCTGGTCAACGAGGCCGAGGCCGGCGCCGTCGCGGGAGCCCTGCACAACGCGCTCGGCCGTGACTTCGCGGGCGCCTGGGTGCACGGCGCCACCTCCGCGCGGCTCACCGTGGCGACCACCGACGCCGCCGACGTCCCCGCGATCGAGGCGCGGGGCGCGCGGGCCGCGGTCGTCGACCACTCCGTCGCGCGGCTGGACGCGGCGAAGGCCCGCCTCGACCGCGCGGCGAAGAGGACGGCGACGCGTGACGCGCCGGTCTGGTACGTCGACGTGCGCTCCAACGCGGTCGTGGTGCGGGCCGTGAAGACGTCCGCCGCGAAGTCCCTCGTCGCGGCGGCGGGCGTGGACTCCTCCCTCGTACGCGTGGAGAGGACCTCGGAGCGGCCGCGGCCGCTGTACGACCTGGTGGGCGGTGAGGCGTACTACATGGGCGGCCGCTGCTCCATCGGCTTCCCGATCACCAAGGGCAGCCAGCAGGGCTTCGCCACGGCCGGTCACTGCGGGCGCGCGGGCACCGCGACCACCGGCTACAACCAGGTGGCCCAGGGCACGTTCCAGGCGTCCGTGTTCCCCGGGAACGACATGGCGTGGGTCGCCACGAACACGCAGTGGACCGCCACCCCGTACGTGAAGGGCCAGGGCGGCCAGCGGGTCGGCGTCGGGGGCTCGACACAGTCCCCGGTGGGTGCGTCGATCTGCCGGTCGGGCTCCACTACGGGGTGGCACTGCGGCACCATCTCGCAGCACAACACCAGCGTCACCTACCCCGAGGGCACCATCAGCGGCGTGACGCGGACGACGGTCTGCGCGGAGCCCGGCGACTCGGGCGGCTCCTACATATCGGGAAGCCAGGCGCAGGGCGTGACCTCGGGCGGTTCGGGCAACTGCTCCAGCGGCGGTACGACGTACCACCAGCCGATCAACCCGCTCCTCCAGCGGTTCGCCCTGACGCTGAAGACCACCGGCGGCGGCGGTGACCCGGACCCGGGTGAGCCGGAGCCGGGCGGCACCTGGGCGGCGGGCAAGGTGTACGCCGCGGGCGACACGGTGACCTACGGCGGCTCCACGTACCGCTGCCTCCAGGGCCACCAGGCGCAGCCGGGCTGGGAGCCGCCGAACACGCCGGCGCTCTGGCAGCGGGCGTAA
- a CDS encoding LysR family transcriptional regulator, producing the protein MDLELRHLKTIRAIADAGSLTKAATALGLAQPALSAQLKRIERALGGPLFERGQYGVRATALGEFVLARARVVLPAVTGLREEAQRFVRTWEGGAGFRLGGIHGPLLGALVDRLAAAYPGVPVSTHTSWSERELASRTAEGRLDFALVGTCGASAPPESELLVWREVARDPVFVMLPTSHPLADVQEIDLALLADEAWTDVPGDGCFADCFSAACARAGFTPSRVYETDVASCVHLVQVGRAVGLCRATFPPTPGLVTRPLTGAPLYWRHLLGWHPAAPAHDTAAAVFAQARAAHAEAAARSDSYTAWLSAPSPPST; encoded by the coding sequence ATGGACCTGGAGTTGCGGCACCTCAAGACGATCAGGGCGATCGCCGACGCGGGCAGCCTGACCAAGGCCGCCACCGCGCTCGGGCTCGCCCAGCCCGCCCTGAGCGCGCAGTTGAAGAGGATCGAGCGCGCCCTGGGCGGCCCGCTCTTCGAGCGGGGGCAGTACGGGGTGCGGGCCACGGCGCTCGGCGAGTTCGTGCTCGCGCGCGCCCGGGTGGTGCTGCCCGCGGTGACCGGGCTGCGGGAGGAGGCGCAGCGGTTCGTGCGGACGTGGGAGGGCGGGGCGGGGTTCCGGCTCGGCGGCATCCATGGGCCGCTGCTCGGGGCTCTGGTGGACCGGCTCGCGGCGGCCTACCCGGGGGTGCCGGTGTCGACGCACACGTCGTGGTCGGAGCGGGAGCTCGCGTCCCGTACGGCGGAGGGCCGCCTCGACTTCGCGCTGGTCGGCACGTGCGGGGCGAGCGCACCCCCGGAGAGCGAGCTCCTCGTGTGGCGCGAGGTGGCCCGCGACCCGGTCTTCGTCATGCTGCCCACCTCCCATCCGCTGGCCGACGTCCAGGAGATCGACCTGGCGCTGCTCGCGGACGAGGCGTGGACGGACGTGCCGGGCGACGGCTGTTTCGCGGACTGTTTCTCCGCGGCGTGCGCGCGTGCGGGGTTCACGCCGTCGCGCGTGTACGAGACGGACGTCGCGTCGTGCGTGCATCTGGTGCAGGTGGGGCGGGCGGTGGGCCTGTGCCGGGCGACGTTCCCGCCGACGCCGGGGCTGGTGACCAGGCCGCTCACGGGGGCGCCGCTGTACTGGCGGCATCTGCTCGGCTGGCATCCGGCCGCTCCCGCCCACGACACGGCGGCGGCGGTCTTCGCGCAGGCCCGCGCGGCGCACGCGGAGGCGGCGGCGCGCAGCGACAGCTATACGGCGTGGCTCTCGGCGCCCTCGCCGCCGTCCACGTGA